One stretch of Janibacter limosus DNA includes these proteins:
- the rplC gene encoding 50S ribosomal protein L3 codes for MTTTATKTVKGVLGEKLGMTQVWDAENRLVPVTVIQAGPCVVTQVRNVETDGYDAVQIAYGAIDPRKVNQPKSGHFAKAGATPRRHLVELRTADASEYSLGQEVTVDLFEGGQEIDVTGTTKGKGFAGVMKRHGFHGVSASHGAHRNHRKPGSIGGCATPGRVFKGMRMAGRMGGVRQTTQNLTIHAVDADKGLLLVKGAVPGPRGGVVLVRSAVKGA; via the coding sequence ATGACTACAACTGCCACCAAGACCGTCAAGGGCGTTCTCGGCGAAAAGCTCGGCATGACGCAGGTCTGGGACGCGGAGAACCGCCTCGTCCCCGTCACCGTCATCCAGGCTGGCCCGTGCGTCGTCACCCAGGTCCGCAATGTCGAGACCGACGGGTACGACGCCGTCCAGATCGCCTACGGCGCCATCGACCCCCGCAAGGTGAACCAGCCCAAGAGCGGTCACTTCGCCAAGGCCGGTGCCACCCCGCGCCGTCACCTCGTCGAGCTCCGCACCGCGGACGCCTCCGAGTACTCGCTCGGCCAGGAGGTGACGGTCGACCTGTTCGAAGGCGGACAGGAGATCGACGTCACCGGCACCACCAAGGGCAAGGGCTTCGCCGGCGTCATGAAGCGTCACGGCTTCCACGGCGTCAGCGCCTCCCACGGTGCCCACCGCAACCACCGCAAGCCCGGCTCGATCGGTGGCTGCGCCACCCCGGGTCGCGTCTTCAAGGGGATGCGCATGGCCGGCCGCATGGGCGGCGTGCGCCAGACCACCCAGAACCTCACGATCCACGCGGTCGACGCTGACAAGGGCCTGCTGCTCGTCAAGGGTGCCGTTCCCGGCCCCCGTGGCGGCGTCGTCCTCGTCCGCTCCGCGGTGAAGGGAGCCTGA
- the rpsJ gene encoding 30S ribosomal protein S10, with product MAGQKIRIRLKSYDHEVIDNSARKIVDTVTRAGATVVGPVPLPTEKNVFCVIRSPHKYKDSREHFEMRTHKRLIDIIDPTPKAVDSLMRLDLPADVNIEIKL from the coding sequence ATGGCGGGACAGAAGATCCGCATCCGGTTGAAGTCGTATGACCATGAGGTCATCGACAACTCGGCGCGAAAGATCGTCGACACCGTGACCCGTGCCGGCGCGACGGTGGTTGGCCCCGTGCCGCTGCCTACGGAGAAGAACGTGTTCTGCGTCATCCGGTCGCCGCACAAGTACAAGGACAGCCGAGAGCACTTCGAGATGCGCACCCACAAGCGCCTCATCGACATCATCGACCCGACGCCCAAGGCCGTCGACTCGCTGATGCGACTCGACCTCCCGGCTGACGTCAACATCGAGATCAAGCTCTGA
- a CDS encoding YihY/virulence factor BrkB family protein has product MATDDTTQSDTALEDAGLDEEAKPSLRQLKRRSWTFAFKRALKEFSADGCTDLAAALTYFSVLSIFPAMLALVSILGLVGEPEKTKTTILDVLEQLGTGSVGTTLEGPLDQMVNSPAAGLGLFVGLAGALWSASGYVGAFGRALNRIYEVPEGRGFVKLRPMQLVVTAILLLLAAAIILSVAVSGELARAIGDAIGLGDAAVMTWNLAKWPVILLVVIFMVGLLYWATPNVRQPKFRWLTPGAAVAILVAIIASVAFGFYVSNFGSYNKTYGSLAGVIVFLLWLWIVNNVLLLGAEIDSEVERSRQLQAGMAAEEELLLPLRDTTKSDAAQEAQEGVLEEARALRIQGLHDQGRSTADLADQD; this is encoded by the coding sequence ATGGCCACCGACGACACCACGCAGAGCGACACCGCACTGGAGGACGCCGGGCTGGACGAGGAGGCCAAGCCCTCCCTTCGCCAGCTCAAGAGGCGCAGCTGGACCTTCGCCTTCAAGCGGGCGCTCAAGGAGTTCAGCGCGGACGGCTGCACGGACCTCGCTGCGGCGCTCACCTACTTCTCCGTGCTGTCGATCTTCCCGGCCATGCTGGCGCTCGTCTCCATCCTCGGTCTGGTGGGGGAGCCGGAGAAGACCAAGACCACCATCCTCGACGTGCTCGAGCAGCTGGGCACGGGCAGCGTCGGCACGACGCTGGAGGGTCCGTTGGACCAGATGGTCAACTCGCCGGCGGCCGGGCTCGGTCTCTTCGTCGGTCTCGCCGGTGCCCTCTGGTCCGCGTCCGGGTACGTCGGCGCCTTCGGCCGCGCTCTCAACCGGATCTACGAGGTGCCGGAGGGGCGCGGCTTCGTCAAGCTGCGCCCGATGCAGCTGGTCGTCACCGCGATCCTGCTGCTGCTGGCCGCGGCCATCATCCTGTCGGTCGCCGTCAGCGGTGAGCTGGCCAGGGCCATCGGTGACGCGATCGGTCTCGGCGACGCGGCCGTCATGACCTGGAACCTCGCCAAGTGGCCGGTCATCCTGCTCGTCGTCATCTTCATGGTCGGCCTGCTCTACTGGGCGACGCCCAACGTGCGCCAGCCGAAGTTCCGCTGGCTGACGCCCGGCGCCGCCGTGGCCATCCTCGTGGCGATCATCGCCTCGGTGGCCTTCGGCTTCTACGTCTCCAACTTCGGCTCGTACAACAAGACCTACGGCTCGCTGGCCGGCGTCATCGTCTTCCTCCTGTGGCTGTGGATCGTCAACAACGTGCTGCTGCTCGGGGCCGAGATCGACTCCGAGGTCGAGCGCTCGCGCCAGCTGCAGGCCGGCATGGCCGCGGAGGAGGAGCTGCTGCTCCCCCTTCGGGACACGACGAAGTCCGATGCGGCGCAGGAGGCGCAGGAGGGCGTGCTCGAGGAGGCCCGCGCGCTGCGGATCCAGGGGCTGCACGACCAGGGCCGCTCCACGGCGGACCTCGCCGACCAGGACTGA
- a CDS encoding ABC transporter ATP-binding protein — MDVAADQQVVATQGLTKQYAGVTALDELSLEISPGITGVVGVNGAGKSTLIKILLGLLPATSGSVRVLGMDPRSSARDIRALVGYMPEHDCLPADVTAADFVLHMATMSGLPRQASRERASDVLRHVGLDEERHRAMGGYSTGMKQRAKLAQALVHDPALVFLDEPTSGLDPRARDDMLDLIARVHTDFGISVVVTSHLLGELERTADRIVVLDSGRLLRASSTSDLTQTTGTVLVEVLGPEGSDRLLGQALLDRGIGAWPVGGDVEVRVDRPEVLDAIRDAAVDLDLGLVRLQERRHTLDEVFLPPPSSPALETHAGGHP, encoded by the coding sequence ATGGATGTGGCTGCGGATCAGCAGGTGGTCGCCACCCAGGGCCTGACCAAGCAGTACGCCGGCGTGACGGCGCTCGACGAGCTCTCCCTCGAGATCAGTCCGGGGATCACCGGCGTGGTGGGTGTCAACGGTGCCGGGAAGTCCACGCTCATCAAGATCCTGCTCGGGCTGCTCCCGGCGACGTCGGGCTCGGTGCGGGTACTCGGGATGGATCCTCGGTCGTCGGCCAGGGACATCCGGGCCCTCGTCGGCTACATGCCCGAGCACGACTGCCTGCCAGCCGACGTCACGGCTGCCGACTTCGTCCTGCACATGGCCACCATGTCCGGCCTCCCGCGGCAGGCCAGCCGGGAGCGCGCATCGGACGTGCTGCGCCACGTCGGCCTCGACGAGGAGCGCCACCGGGCCATGGGTGGGTACTCGACGGGCATGAAGCAGCGGGCCAAGCTCGCCCAGGCCCTCGTGCACGACCCGGCGCTGGTCTTCCTCGACGAGCCGACCAGCGGGCTGGACCCACGTGCCAGGGACGACATGCTCGACCTGATCGCCCGCGTGCACACGGACTTCGGGATCTCCGTCGTCGTGACCAGCCACCTGCTGGGCGAGCTCGAGCGGACCGCGGACCGGATCGTCGTGCTGGACAGCGGACGACTGCTGCGCGCCTCGTCCACCTCGGACCTCACCCAGACCACCGGCACCGTCCTCGTCGAGGTGCTCGGGCCCGAGGGCAGCGACCGCCTCCTCGGGCAGGCGCTCCTCGACCGGGGCATCGGCGCCTGGCCGGTCGGCGGCGACGTCGAGGTCCGGGTGGACCGGCCCGAGGTCCTGGACGCGATCCGCGACGCCGCGGTCGACCTCGATCTGGGGCTCGTCCGCCTGCAGGAGCGGCGGCACACCCTCGACGAGGTCTTCCTTCCTCCCCCTTCGTCCCCCGCCCTCGAGACGCATGCAGGAGGCCACCCCTGA